A window from Vibrio cortegadensis encodes these proteins:
- a CDS encoding Trp operon leader peptide: MLQEFNQNHKDKLSVNATDLSWWRTWTSSWWANVYF; this comes from the coding sequence ATGTTACAAGAATTTAACCAAAACCATAAAGACAAACTTTCAGTTAATGCAACTGATCTTAGTTGGTGGCGCACTTGGACAAGTTCTTGGTGGGCTAACGTATACTTTTAA
- a CDS encoding RNA methyltransferase has protein sequence MTKATNGTLAKGYSCIGLFNPKTPENVGSVMRAAGCYDVNSVFYTGTRYDLARQFCTDTKEQHLDIPLIGVESLKDIIPLGCVPVAVDLIEGAKPLPDYKHPPRAFYIFGPEDGTLKKEITDFCRETIYVPTNGCMNLAAAVNVILYDRMAKGDNFSNHK, from the coding sequence ATGACAAAAGCAACAAATGGCACCTTAGCTAAAGGCTACTCTTGCATTGGCCTGTTTAATCCTAAAACACCGGAAAACGTCGGTTCAGTCATGCGCGCTGCAGGCTGTTATGACGTAAACTCAGTATTCTACACGGGAACACGTTACGATCTCGCGAGACAATTTTGTACTGATACAAAAGAACAGCATTTAGATATTCCTCTTATCGGAGTTGAAAGCTTAAAAGATATTATTCCTTTGGGCTGTGTTCCTGTTGCGGTCGATTTAATCGAAGGGGCGAAACCTCTTCCTGACTACAAGCATCCACCTCGTGCCTTTTATATTTTTGGCCCTGAAGATGGAACACTGAAAAAAGAGATCACTGATTTTTGTCGCGAAACGATCTACGTACCGACCAATGGTTGCATGAACCTTGCGGCTGCGGTAAACGTAATCCTCTACGATCGAATGGCGAAAGGCGATAACTTTTCAAACCATAAGTGA
- the rluB gene encoding 23S rRNA pseudouridine(2605) synthase RluB: protein MSEKIQKVLARAGHGSRRELEALIKAGRVSINGQVAKLGERLEDESAVIRIDGHTVSGKASEEVVCRVLAYYKPEGELCTRNDPEGRRTVFDRLPKIRGSRWISVGRLDANTSGLLLFTTDGELANRLMHPSRQVEREYLVRVFGEINEDKVKNVVRGVKLEDGMARFEDVVYAGGEGMNHTFYVAINEGRNREVRRLWESQDTTVSRLKRVRYGDIYLDKKLPRGGWKELDLTEVNYLRTLVELPAEKETMLDLDANNTSRQRERSRSQKIRRAVKRHEERANAPKGRSNQQKRQKPNTRGTTTNEAGAPPKGSANKAKPKPGSRKPNNGRPSKPSKPRTRI from the coding sequence ATGAGCGAAAAAATACAGAAGGTTCTAGCACGCGCAGGTCACGGTTCTCGTCGTGAACTTGAAGCTTTGATTAAAGCGGGTCGTGTTAGTATTAATGGTCAAGTTGCTAAACTAGGTGAGCGCCTAGAAGACGAAAGTGCGGTTATCCGTATTGATGGTCATACTGTTTCTGGTAAAGCTTCGGAAGAAGTTGTATGTCGTGTACTTGCGTATTACAAACCGGAAGGGGAGTTGTGTACACGTAACGATCCTGAAGGTCGTCGTACCGTATTTGATCGCTTGCCAAAAATCCGTGGTTCTCGTTGGATTTCAGTGGGTCGTCTTGATGCGAACACTTCTGGTTTACTACTTTTTACAACGGATGGTGAACTTGCTAACCGTTTGATGCACCCTAGCCGTCAAGTTGAGCGTGAATACTTGGTTCGTGTTTTTGGTGAAATCAACGAAGACAAAGTTAAGAATGTAGTTCGCGGCGTTAAGCTTGAAGATGGTATGGCTCGTTTCGAAGATGTTGTTTATGCTGGCGGTGAAGGTATGAACCACACTTTCTATGTAGCAATCAACGAAGGTCGTAACCGTGAAGTTCGTCGTTTGTGGGAATCGCAAGATACCACGGTAAGCCGTCTTAAGCGTGTTCGTTATGGTGATATCTACTTAGATAAGAAATTACCTCGTGGCGGTTGGAAAGAGCTTGATCTAACAGAAGTTAACTACTTAAGAACATTAGTAGAACTTCCTGCTGAGAAAGAGACAATGCTTGATCTTGATGCGAACAATACTTCGCGTCAGCGTGAGCGTTCTCGTAGCCAAAAAATTCGTCGCGCAGTTAAGCGTCACGAAGAGCGTGCAAATGCACCGAAAGGCCGCAGTAATCAGCAGAAACGTCAAAAACCGAATACTCGTGGTACGACAACAAATGAAGCTGGAGCACCACCGAAAGGTTCTGCAAACAAGGCGAAGCCGAAACCGGGTTCAAGAAAACCGAATAACGGCCGTCCAAGTAAGCCGAGTAAGCCAAGAACTCGTATCTAG
- the uvrY gene encoding UvrY/SirA/GacA family response regulator transcription factor has translation MINVFLVDDHELVRTGIRRIIEDVRGMNVAGEAESGEDAVKWCRSNNTDVILMDMNMPGIGGLEATKKILRYNPDVRIIVLTVHTENPFPTKVMQAGAAGYLTKGAGPDEMVNAIRVVHTGQRYISPEIAQQMALSQFSPASENPFKDLSERELQIMMMITKGQKVTDISEQLNLSPKTVNSYRYRLFSKLDIGGDVELTHLAIRHGILDTETL, from the coding sequence TTGATAAATGTTTTCCTTGTAGATGATCACGAGCTGGTTCGCACAGGGATACGACGTATTATAGAAGACGTCCGTGGAATGAACGTAGCAGGGGAAGCTGAAAGCGGTGAAGATGCAGTAAAATGGTGTCGGAGTAATAATACCGACGTTATTTTGATGGATATGAATATGCCGGGTATTGGTGGGCTTGAAGCGACCAAAAAAATCTTGCGATATAATCCAGATGTTAGAATCATTGTTTTGACGGTTCATACGGAGAATCCGTTTCCAACTAAAGTGATGCAAGCAGGAGCTGCCGGTTATCTAACCAAAGGTGCAGGTCCTGACGAAATGGTGAATGCTATTCGTGTCGTTCATACTGGACAGCGATATATTTCCCCAGAAATTGCGCAGCAAATGGCATTAAGTCAGTTTTCGCCTGCGTCTGAGAATCCATTTAAAGATCTTTCTGAACGTGAACTTCAGATCATGATGATGATCACCAAAGGACAGAAAGTAACGGATATTTCAGAGCAATTAAATTTAAGTCCAAAAACAGTCAATAGCTATCGCTACCGCTTGTTTAGCAAGTTAGATATAGGTGGTGATGTCGAGCTGACCCATTTGGCTATTCGACATGGAATTTTAGATACCGAGACCTTGTAG
- the pgsA gene encoding CDP-diacylglycerol--glycerol-3-phosphate 3-phosphatidyltransferase has product MRFNIPNILSLLRLFLIPVFVVVFYLPYSWAPFAAAMVFWVAGFTDWLDGMLARKLGQTSRFGAFIDPVADKVLVATALILVTEHYHSIWVTIPAVTMIGREIIISALREWMAEIGKRASVAVSWVGKVKTVSQMFALWVLIWRYDDWMIWVGYGALYIATILTYWSMVQYLAAAKDDLLDEQHH; this is encoded by the coding sequence ATGCGTTTTAATATACCTAACATTTTGTCGTTATTGAGATTATTTCTCATCCCTGTCTTTGTCGTAGTTTTCTATCTACCGTATTCATGGGCTCCATTTGCTGCGGCAATGGTGTTTTGGGTTGCGGGTTTTACCGATTGGTTAGATGGTATGCTAGCGCGAAAATTAGGCCAAACTTCTCGTTTCGGGGCATTCATTGACCCTGTGGCAGATAAGGTCTTAGTCGCAACGGCATTGATATTAGTGACTGAGCACTACCATTCAATATGGGTGACAATTCCAGCGGTAACTATGATTGGCCGTGAAATTATCATCTCTGCTTTAAGAGAATGGATGGCGGAAATCGGTAAACGAGCAAGTGTTGCCGTTTCGTGGGTAGGTAAAGTTAAAACCGTTTCCCAAATGTTTGCGCTTTGGGTGCTTATCTGGCGCTATGATGATTGGATGATTTGGGTAGGATATGGTGCACTTTACATTGCGACCATCTTAACCTACTGGTCAATGGTTCAATATTTGGCCGCTGCAAAAGATGATTTGCTTGATGAGCAGCATCATTAA
- a CDS encoding HI1450 family dsDNA-mimic protein, with translation MTELISYDDAIDVAYDIFLEMAPDNLEPADVILFTAQFEDRGAAELVETGDDWVQEVGFEVDKEVYAEIRIGLVNEADDVLDDVFARLLISRDPDNRSCHALWKRD, from the coding sequence ATGACAGAACTAATTTCTTATGATGACGCTATCGATGTGGCATACGACATCTTCCTAGAAATGGCACCAGACAACCTAGAACCTGCGGATGTCATTCTATTCACTGCACAATTTGAAGACCGAGGCGCTGCTGAACTGGTAGAGACTGGAGACGACTGGGTACAAGAAGTTGGATTTGAAGTTGATAAAGAAGTTTACGCTGAAATTAGAATTGGCCTAGTCAATGAAGCTGACGATGTCCTAGACGATGTGTTTGCTCGTTTACTTATCAGCCGAGACCCAGACAACCGTTCTTGCCACGCCCTATGGAAACGCGACTAG
- the rnm gene encoding RNase RNM, translated as MRIDLHSHTTASDGRFSPSELIDRALGFNIEVLAITDHDTLDGLPVAHRYIEDNQLPIQLINGIEISTVWQNKDIHIVGLNVDPNSAELAALIERQKAHRVSRAALIAERLSKATREGVLEEVQAIAGDAPVTRAHFAKWLVDNGYAKTMQQVFKKFLTRNNPGYVPPTWCSMTDAVEAIHAAGGQAVLAHPGRYGLTAKWVKRLLSAYVEAGGDAMEVAQPQQAQQERRNLADYAIQYKLLASQGSDFHYPSPWMELGRNLWLPSGVEPVWQDWALIEKEKPLEQ; from the coding sequence ATGAGAATAGATCTACACAGTCACACAACCGCTTCTGATGGTCGGTTTTCACCTAGCGAATTAATCGATCGCGCTTTGGGCTTTAATATCGAAGTGTTGGCGATCACAGATCACGATACTTTGGATGGTTTGCCGGTTGCGCATCGTTACATTGAAGACAACCAACTACCGATTCAATTGATTAATGGCATTGAAATTTCGACGGTTTGGCAAAATAAAGATATTCATATTGTTGGATTGAATGTTGACCCTAATTCCGCGGAACTTGCGGCGCTTATTGAGCGCCAAAAAGCGCATCGAGTTTCACGTGCTGCGTTAATTGCAGAGCGATTGAGCAAGGCAACACGTGAAGGTGTGCTTGAAGAAGTGCAAGCTATTGCGGGAGACGCTCCTGTTACGCGTGCTCATTTTGCTAAATGGTTAGTCGATAACGGCTACGCCAAAACAATGCAGCAAGTATTCAAGAAATTTTTAACGCGGAATAATCCAGGTTATGTGCCACCGACATGGTGTTCAATGACGGATGCGGTAGAAGCGATTCATGCTGCTGGTGGGCAAGCTGTATTGGCTCACCCTGGGCGATATGGGTTGACTGCTAAGTGGGTTAAGCGTTTACTAAGCGCCTATGTTGAAGCGGGTGGGGATGCAATGGAAGTTGCTCAACCACAACAAGCTCAGCAAGAAAGGCGCAACTTGGCGGATTATGCTATACAATACAAACTATTAGCTTCCCAAGGCAGCGACTTTCACTATCCATCACCTTGGATGGAGTTAGGAAGAAACCTCTGGCTCCCTTCTGGGGTTGAGCCAGTATGGCAAGATTGGGCTCTTATTGAGAAAGAAAAACCTTTAGAACAATAA
- a CDS encoding DNA polymerase II produces the protein MNTEQGFILTRQARDTSGATQIDLWLSTPNGPTLLTIPQEKPIFFIPQSTLSQCQTIAQQESVNVQFKPLPLTSFEQHSLTGCYFNTSKDANKFSATLALNDITTYEADIKLADRYLMERFIKGGVEFTGRQKQKQSYRHIEQAKCRATDYIPSLSVVSIDIECSEKGILYSIGLDSPMDSRVIMIGPSQPSETQIQWVSDERSLLIAMVDWFQQFDPDIIIGWNVIDFDFRLLHKRAEWHHLALKIGRAKQSSFFRTSNQSQQGFITIPGRVVLDGIDTLKTATYHFRSWSLESVSRELLGEGKDIHNVHDRMDEINRMFREDKPSLARYNLQDCVLVNRIFQHTHLLDFAIERTRLTGVELDRIGGSVAAFTNLYLPQIHRSGYVAPNLAPENWIASPGGYVMDSIPQLYDSVLVLDFKSLYPSIIRSFLIDPIGLIEGLKQEIGNDEKGSVPGFRGGQFHRKQHFLPKMIEDLWAARDIAKKNNEKAFSQAIKIIMNSFYGVLGSSGCRFFDTRLASSITMRGHEIMKQTKMLIEQRGYQVIYGDTDSTFVSLNGQLSQQEADKIGHQLVEEINEWWTAHLREEYNLTSILEIEFETHYRKFLMPTIRGSETGSKKRYAGLTGEGDNEKIIFKGLESARTDWTPLAQRFQQQLYQMVFHGEDPSEYVRQFVEQTKAGQFDDELSYQKRLRRKLHEYQKNVPPQVRAARMADEINAKRGRPLQYQNKGRIEYVITINGPEPKEYQQSLIDYQHYVDKQIKPVAEAILPFIDIDFERLNAAQLGLF, from the coding sequence TTGAATACTGAACAGGGGTTTATTCTTACCCGCCAAGCCAGAGATACATCTGGTGCAACTCAAATTGACTTATGGCTCAGCACGCCTAACGGGCCTACGCTATTAACGATACCTCAAGAAAAACCCATTTTCTTTATTCCACAATCCACTCTTTCTCAGTGTCAAACCATCGCGCAGCAAGAGTCGGTTAATGTCCAGTTTAAACCTTTACCTTTAACTTCTTTTGAGCAGCATTCACTTACTGGCTGTTACTTCAATACGAGTAAAGACGCCAATAAATTTTCAGCGACGTTGGCATTAAATGACATCACCACATATGAGGCCGATATTAAACTCGCCGACAGGTATTTAATGGAGCGATTCATTAAAGGCGGTGTTGAATTCACAGGGCGACAAAAACAGAAGCAATCGTATCGACATATCGAACAAGCAAAATGCAGAGCGACCGATTACATACCGTCACTTTCTGTCGTATCAATTGATATCGAATGTTCCGAAAAAGGGATTCTTTACTCTATAGGGTTAGATAGCCCTATGGACAGCCGAGTCATTATGATCGGGCCTTCGCAACCCAGTGAAACACAGATCCAATGGGTCTCCGATGAGAGATCCCTGCTAATCGCAATGGTTGATTGGTTTCAACAATTTGATCCCGACATTATTATTGGGTGGAATGTTATTGATTTTGATTTCCGGCTTTTGCATAAGCGCGCTGAATGGCATCACTTAGCTTTAAAAATTGGTCGAGCAAAGCAATCCAGTTTCTTTCGAACCTCTAACCAAAGTCAGCAAGGTTTTATCACCATTCCAGGTCGAGTCGTTCTTGATGGCATTGATACCTTAAAAACCGCGACTTACCATTTTCGCTCCTGGTCGTTAGAATCTGTCTCAAGAGAGTTACTTGGTGAAGGCAAAGACATCCATAATGTTCATGACAGAATGGATGAAATCAATCGAATGTTCCGTGAAGATAAACCTTCACTCGCTCGTTATAACTTGCAAGATTGCGTACTCGTAAATCGAATATTTCAACATACGCATTTACTCGATTTTGCTATAGAAAGAACACGATTGACTGGCGTAGAACTTGACCGGATTGGCGGTTCTGTCGCGGCTTTCACCAATTTGTATCTCCCACAGATCCATCGCTCAGGTTATGTCGCCCCCAATTTAGCGCCTGAAAACTGGATTGCTAGCCCTGGCGGCTATGTTATGGACTCGATTCCACAGCTCTACGACTCTGTTCTGGTACTCGATTTCAAAAGTCTTTATCCCTCAATTATTCGTTCATTTCTGATTGACCCTATCGGTTTAATTGAAGGGCTGAAACAAGAGATAGGTAATGACGAAAAGGGATCGGTACCTGGCTTTAGAGGTGGTCAATTTCATCGGAAACAACATTTCTTGCCTAAGATGATCGAAGATCTATGGGCTGCTCGCGACATCGCAAAGAAGAATAATGAAAAAGCATTTTCACAAGCGATAAAAATCATCATGAACTCTTTCTATGGCGTTTTAGGCTCTTCTGGTTGCCGTTTTTTTGATACTCGACTTGCCTCCTCAATCACGATGCGCGGTCATGAAATAATGAAACAGACCAAAATGCTGATTGAGCAACGCGGCTATCAAGTGATCTATGGTGATACCGACTCCACCTTTGTCTCGCTAAACGGTCAATTATCACAGCAAGAAGCTGACAAGATTGGTCACCAATTAGTTGAAGAAATTAACGAGTGGTGGACTGCTCATCTAAGGGAGGAGTACAACCTCACGTCGATTTTAGAGATTGAATTCGAAACCCATTACCGTAAGTTCCTCATGCCCACCATTCGGGGTTCAGAGACGGGCTCAAAGAAACGTTATGCAGGGCTGACTGGAGAAGGTGACAATGAGAAAATCATTTTTAAAGGATTAGAAAGTGCCAGAACGGATTGGACACCGCTTGCACAACGATTTCAACAGCAACTCTACCAAATGGTTTTTCATGGTGAAGATCCAAGTGAATACGTCCGTCAATTTGTTGAACAGACCAAGGCAGGTCAATTCGATGATGAGCTAAGCTATCAAAAACGATTACGCAGAAAACTGCACGAATATCAGAAAAACGTGCCACCTCAAGTCAGAGCAGCGCGTATGGCAGATGAGATAAATGCGAAGCGCGGTCGTCCTCTTCAATATCAGAATAAGGGGCGAATCGAGTATGTCATCACCATCAACGGCCCTGAACCAAAAGAGTACCAGCAGAGCTTAATCGATTATCAACACTATGTAGACAAGCAGATTAAACCCGTTGCCGAAGCTATTCTTCCATTTATTGATATCGACTTTGAGCGACTCAATGCCGCTCAACTAGGACTATTTTAA
- a CDS encoding nucleotidyltransferase domain-containing protein has product MVLPVINPSSPFQAEFQPAITDLLKFLKGGLGTNLHSVYLYGSVARKSAKVGRSNLDVVVITHREFNDNRTTLLNTIKWRFQKSFPQLTEVSIKTALVSDIVDLDNIFTWGFMLKHCCVCIYGEDLSDCYGEFEPSWEIAKHWNMDVDDWLEIYRHRIAKAATAHEQIHAQVTIAKKLLRASYSLIMYRDKRWFDDPTECGKEFLRYHPDKEVEIQRLNILLTGKLIPKRSVIGILDGFGAWLTKQYKKTEFKIG; this is encoded by the coding sequence ATGGTATTACCCGTTATCAATCCAAGCTCGCCGTTTCAGGCCGAATTCCAACCGGCAATCACTGATCTTTTGAAATTCCTCAAGGGTGGGCTTGGAACCAACCTACACAGTGTCTATCTCTACGGTAGTGTTGCAAGAAAGTCGGCAAAGGTTGGTCGCTCCAACTTGGATGTCGTTGTGATCACTCATCGCGAATTTAACGATAACCGAACGACACTGCTTAATACTATTAAATGGCGTTTTCAGAAAAGCTTTCCGCAACTTACTGAGGTTTCAATTAAGACAGCGTTGGTGAGTGATATTGTCGATCTAGATAATATTTTCACTTGGGGTTTTATGCTTAAGCACTGCTGCGTATGCATCTATGGAGAAGATCTGTCAGATTGTTATGGTGAATTCGAACCTAGCTGGGAAATTGCAAAACACTGGAATATGGATGTAGATGATTGGTTGGAGATCTATCGCCATAGGATCGCAAAAGCGGCTACGGCACACGAGCAGATACACGCGCAAGTTACGATTGCTAAAAAGTTGCTTAGGGCTAGTTACTCGCTGATCATGTATCGCGATAAACGCTGGTTTGATGACCCAACGGAATGTGGGAAAGAGTTCTTACGTTACCATCCAGATAAAGAGGTCGAAATTCAACGATTAAATATACTGCTCACAGGAAAGTTGATCCCGAAACGCTCCGTGATTGGGATCTTGGATGGGTTTGGTGCTTGGTTGACGAAACAGTATAAAAAAACAGAGTTTAAAATTGGGTAG
- a CDS encoding L-threonylcarbamoyladenylate synthase: protein MSQFFYVHPENPQARLISQAVAIIRNGGIVVYPTDSGYALGCQLENKQALERICQIRRLDSKHNFTLLCRDLSEISLYARVDNTAFRLLKSNTPGPYTFIFKGTKEVPRRLMNAKRKTIGIRIPDNQIALDLLEALGEPLMSTSLILPGNSHTESDPEEIRDSLEHAVDVILNGGYLGEQPTTVVDFSEDDVTISRIGAGDTVPFE, encoded by the coding sequence ATGAGCCAGTTTTTTTACGTACACCCTGAAAACCCTCAGGCTCGCTTGATCAGTCAAGCCGTAGCAATCATTCGTAATGGCGGGATTGTGGTCTATCCAACCGATTCCGGTTACGCATTGGGTTGTCAGTTAGAAAACAAACAAGCGTTAGAGCGTATTTGCCAAATTCGTCGTTTAGATAGCAAGCATAACTTCACGCTGTTATGTCGTGATCTTTCTGAAATTTCACTGTATGCACGAGTCGATAATACTGCATTCCGCTTATTGAAAAGCAATACCCCGGGGCCATACACCTTTATTTTTAAAGGGACTAAAGAAGTGCCTCGTCGTTTGATGAATGCAAAAAGAAAGACGATCGGTATTCGTATCCCTGACAATCAAATTGCCTTAGATCTTCTTGAAGCTCTTGGTGAACCTTTGATGTCTACGTCATTGATTCTTCCTGGTAATAGCCATACTGAATCCGATCCAGAAGAGATTCGTGACAGTCTAGAGCATGCCGTTGATGTGATCTTAAATGGTGGCTATTTAGGTGAGCAACCAACTACGGTTGTTGATTTTAGTGAAGACGATGTCACGATTTCACGTATTGGTGCTGGTGATACGGTACCGTTTGAATAA
- the uvrC gene encoding excinuclease ABC subunit UvrC, whose translation MTSSFDSVAFLKTVTHQPGVYRMYNADAVVIYVGKAKDLQKRLSSYFRKRVDSEKTRALVSNIDKIDVTVTHTETEALILEHNYIKQYLPKYNVLLRDDKSYPYIFISGHKHPRLSMHRGTKKRKGEYFGPYPDSGAVRETLHLIQKIFPVRQCEDTVYGNRTRPCLMYQIGRCAAPCVKSIISDEDYAELVGYVRLFLKGKDKQVLETLIDKMDKASQQLKFEEAAGFRDQIQAIRRVQEQQFVSEDSMDDMDVLGFAQENGIACIHILMIRQGKILGSRSHFPKIPSKTTSEEVFYSFLSQYYLAHNESRTIPTRIILSAGLVEETNALQDALSDVAGRKITFQTNPTKSRSQYLKLANTNALTAITTKINHKMTVNQRFKELQDVLAVESIRRMECFDISHTMGESTIASCVVFNHEGPVKQEYRRYNITGITGGDDYAAMGQVLERRYSKQLDVDKIPDVIFIDGGKGQLNRSLEIISKHWEDWPKRPIMIGIAKGVTRKPGLETLITTDGEEFNLPSDAPALHLIQHIRDESHNHAIAGHRAKRGKTRRTSPLEGIEGVGPKRRQALLKNMGGLQELKRATVEEIAKVPGISISLAEIIYQALKQ comes from the coding sequence GTGACATCATCGTTTGACTCGGTAGCTTTTCTAAAAACAGTCACACATCAGCCCGGCGTTTATCGTATGTATAACGCCGATGCTGTTGTGATATATGTAGGAAAAGCCAAAGACCTCCAAAAACGCCTTTCTAGTTATTTCCGCAAAAGAGTGGATAGTGAAAAAACGCGCGCTCTTGTAAGTAATATCGATAAAATTGACGTCACAGTGACACATACTGAGACAGAAGCTCTGATCTTAGAACATAACTACATTAAGCAGTATTTGCCTAAGTACAATGTTTTATTGAGAGATGATAAGTCTTACCCATACATCTTTATCAGCGGACATAAACATCCACGGTTATCAATGCACCGAGGAACGAAAAAGCGCAAAGGCGAATATTTTGGTCCTTATCCTGACTCTGGTGCGGTTCGAGAAACACTTCATTTAATTCAAAAAATATTCCCAGTTAGACAATGTGAAGATACGGTTTATGGTAATCGTACTCGTCCGTGCTTGATGTACCAAATTGGACGTTGTGCCGCACCATGTGTGAAAAGCATCATATCCGATGAAGATTATGCCGAGCTGGTGGGGTATGTTCGTCTGTTCTTGAAAGGCAAAGATAAGCAAGTACTTGAAACTTTGATCGACAAGATGGATAAGGCGAGCCAGCAACTCAAATTCGAAGAGGCCGCAGGGTTCAGAGATCAGATTCAGGCAATTCGACGAGTTCAAGAGCAGCAATTTGTCTCTGAAGACAGTATGGACGACATGGATGTACTCGGTTTTGCTCAAGAGAATGGCATTGCATGCATCCATATTTTGATGATCCGACAGGGTAAGATCCTGGGTAGTCGTAGCCATTTTCCAAAAATACCCAGCAAGACAACCTCGGAAGAGGTCTTTTATAGTTTCCTCAGTCAATATTATTTGGCACATAACGAATCGCGAACTATACCGACCCGAATAATATTAAGTGCGGGCTTAGTTGAAGAGACAAACGCTCTCCAGGATGCCTTAAGCGATGTTGCTGGGCGGAAAATCACATTTCAGACGAACCCAACGAAAAGTCGAAGTCAGTACCTTAAACTTGCTAACACCAATGCATTAACCGCGATCACGACCAAAATAAATCATAAGATGACGGTCAACCAGCGCTTCAAAGAGCTTCAAGATGTGTTGGCGGTTGAATCAATTCGCAGAATGGAATGTTTCGACATTAGTCATACTATGGGTGAAAGTACGATTGCGTCATGTGTTGTCTTCAATCATGAAGGCCCCGTGAAGCAGGAGTATCGCCGCTATAATATTACCGGAATTACAGGTGGTGATGATTACGCGGCAATGGGTCAAGTTCTAGAGCGCCGTTACTCCAAACAACTGGATGTAGATAAAATACCTGATGTGATTTTCATCGATGGTGGCAAAGGGCAACTGAATCGGTCACTAGAGATAATTTCCAAACATTGGGAAGATTGGCCAAAACGCCCAATCATGATTGGTATTGCTAAAGGCGTTACTCGTAAACCCGGGCTTGAAACCTTGATTACTACCGATGGTGAAGAGTTTAATTTACCAAGTGATGCACCTGCACTTCACCTCATTCAACATATTCGTGATGAAAGCCATAATCATGCGATTGCTGGACATAGAGCTAAACGTGGCAAAACGCGTCGCACGAGCCCTTTAGAGGGGATCGAAGGTGTCGGTCCGAAACGCAGACAAGCCTTACTAAAGAACATGGGCGGATTGCAAGAATTAAAACGTGCTACTGTTGAAGAAATAGCCAAAGTGCCCGGTATTAGTATTTCTTTGGCAGAAATTATTTATCAAGCATTGAAACAATAG